Proteins from a single region of Microtus ochrogaster isolate Prairie Vole_2 linkage group LG5, MicOch1.0, whole genome shotgun sequence:
- the Oprk1 gene encoding kappa-type opioid receptor — translation MESPVQIFRGEPGPTCTPSACPLPNSSAWFPNWVESDRNRSMDSEEQQLETAHVSPAIPVIITAVYSVVFVVGLVGNSLVMFVIIRYTKMKTATNIYIFNLALADALVTTTMPFQSAVYLMNSWPFGDVLCKIVISIDYYNMFTSIFTLTMMSVDRYIAVCHPVKALDFRTPLKAKIINICIWLLSSSVGISAIVLGGTKVREDTDVIECSLQFPDDDYSWWDLFMKICVFIFAFVIPVLIIIVCYTLMILRLKSVRLLSGSREKDRNLRRITKLVLVVVAVFIICWTPIHIFILVEALGSTSHSTAALSSYYFCIALGYTNSSLNPVLYAFLDENFKRCFRDFCFPMKARMERQSTNRVRNTVQDPASARDVDGMNKPV, via the exons ATGGAGTCCCCGGTCCAGATCTTCCGCGGGGAGCCAGGCCCCACCTGCACCCCAAGTGCTTGCCCACTCCCCAACAGCAGTGCTTGGTTCCCGAACTGGGTAGAATCGGACAGGAACCGCAGCATGGACTCAGAAGAGCAGCAACTGGAGACAGCGCACGTTTCCCCTGCCATCCCTGTCATAATCACCGCTGTCTATTCAGTGGTGTTTGTGGTGGGTTTGGTGGGCAACTCGCTGGTCATGTTTGTCATCATTCG ATACACGAAGATGAAGACAGCAAccaacatatacatttttaacCTGGCTTTGGCAGATGCTTTGGTTACCACCACCATGCCCTTCCAGAGCGCTGTCTACTTGATGAATTCCTGGCCTTTTGGGGACGTTCTGTGCAAAATTGTAATTTCCATAGACTACTACAACATGTTCACCAGCATATTCACCTTGACGATGATGAGTGTGGATCGCTACATTGCTGTGTGTCACCCCGTGAAAGCCTTGGATTTCCGCACACCTTTGAAAGCGAAGATCATCAACATCTGCATTTGGCTTCTGTCCTCATCTGTTGGTATATCAGCGATCGTCCTGGGAGGCACTAAAGTTAGGGAAG ATACGGATGTCATTGAGTGCTCCTTGCAGTTTCCCGACGATGACTATTCCTGGTGGGACCTCTTCATGAAGATCTGTGTTTTCATCTTTGCCTTTGTGATCCCGGTCCTCATCATCATAGTCTGCTACACCCTGATGATCCTGCGCCTGAAGAGTGTCCGACTCCTCTCTGGCTCTCGAGAGAAGGATCGCAATCTCCGCAGGATCACCaagctggtgctggtggtggtggcggtctTCATCATCTGTTGGACCCCCATTCACATTTTCATCCTGGTGGAGGCTCTGGGCAGCACCTCCCACAGCACGGCCGCTCTCTCCAGCTACTACTTCTGCATTGCTTTGGGCTATACCAACAGCAGCCTGAATCCTGTCCTTTATGCCTTCCTTGATGAAAACTTCAAGCGCTGTTTTAGGGACTTCTGCTTCCCCATGAAGGCGCGAATGGAGCGACAGAGCACCAACAGAGTTAGAAACACAGTTCAGGATCCTGCTTCTGCAAGGGATGTGGATGGAATGAATAAGCCTGTATGA